TCCGTCATGCGCGCGCTGATGCGCCCCTCCATGTCCGAGCGCAGCTTGTCGAACGCCTTGTTGATGTCGTCCGGGTGGCGGCAGGACTGGTAGATGTCCAGGATGCGCCGCTCGAAGTCCACGCCGCTCTCCAGCGCGCCCAGGATTTCATCCGACGCGCCGAACACGCCGTCGAAGAGGTTCAGCTTCTTCTCCAGCAGCTCGTACAGCCGCGCGTCCGCGGCGTTCTGCCGGTTGAGGAAGTTGATGACGAGCACGTCCCGCTGCTGGCCATAGCGGTGGCAGCGGCCGATGCGCTGCTCCACGCGCTGCGGGTTCCACGGCAGATCGTAGTTCACCACCAGGTTGCAGAACTGGAGGTTGAGGCCCTCGGCGCCCGCCTCGGTGCAGATGAGGATCTGCGTCTTCTCGCGGAACTCCGTGACGAGCGCGCGGCGCTCCTCCGGGCCTCCCCCCGCGTCACCGGACAGCAGGGAGATCTTCCCCGCGTAGCCGTTGGCCGACAGCAGGTTGAAGAGGTACTGCTGCGTGCGCTTGGACTCGGTGAAGATGAGCGCCTTCTCCGGCCAGCCCTGTCCCTTCATCACCTTGAAGGTGCGGTCCAGGGCGCGCTTGAGGGCCTCGCCCTTGGCGTTCACCTTGATGGAGTCGGCCAGGTCCGCGTACTGCTTCAGCTCCCACTGCTCGTTCTCGAGCGTGCGGATGCTGACGGGCTTGGCGGGGTCATCCGACCACTCCTCGCGCTCCTCGACGTACTGCTTGGCCTCCTCGGGCTCGAACATCTCCAGGGCGCGCTGGCCCAGCTTCGCCGCCTCCAGGCGCTTGGCGAGGTTGTCCGCGAGCCGCCGCAGGGTGGGGGCGATGGCGTACGTGGAGGAGGCCAGCAGCTTGCGGTAGCAGAGCGTGAGCAGCGTCTTCTTGCCCGGCTCGATGGCGGCCACTTCGGAGCGCCGCAGGTACTCGCTGACCTTCTCGTAGAGATCCTGCTCCTCGGCGGAGGGCGCGAAGTCCTCCACGATGGAGCGGCGGTTGGTGTAGCGGACGTACTCGCGCACCTGCCGGCGCAGCGTGCGCTGCACCACGGGGGCCAGCCGCTCCTTGAGCTCGTTGACGGCGTCCGTCTGCAGCCCGCCCGTCTCCGCCTCCAGCCGGTAGCGGCTGCGGAAGGCGTGCTCGGGGCCGAGGATCTGCTCGTCCAGGAGCGTCACCAGCCCGAACAGCTCCATCAGGTCGTTCTGCAGCGGCGTGGCGGTGAGCAGCAGCTTGGGACGGCCGCTGAGCGCGGAGCGGAGCGCCTGGCCCGTCTTGTGGCCCGCGCGGTAGGCGTTCCGCAGGCGGTGGGCCTCGTCGATGATGACGACGTCCCAGGGAATCTCCGCCACCAGCTGCGCCTTGTTGGCGGCGAACGGGTGCGAGCAGATGACGGGGAAGGGCTGGTCGAAGCAGTTGCCCGTGGCGCGCACGGTGCGGCCGTCCACCATCACGGACTCGAGGTCGAACTTCTCGCGCAGCTCGCTGTTCCACTGCGCCCGCAATACGGCCGGGGCGAGGATCAGGATGCGCGTCTTCCCCTCGGCCATGAGCTGGGCGATGACCATGCCCGCCTCGATGGTCTTCCCGAGCCCCACCTCGTCCGCCAGCATGCAGCCGCCACGCGACAGCGAATCCATCGCGAAGCACGCGGCCTCGAGCTG
This is a stretch of genomic DNA from Archangium violaceum. It encodes these proteins:
- a CDS encoding SNF2-related protein; this translates as MAPLSCYTPVRAPVSYGRGDRDLPEVAREFRELRVEVDAAAAAAAGTEVRADAEQLGKPLTPFHERLLAEELTIKSSDSRERLAGALAEAKVDLNPHQLEAACFAMDSLSRGGCMLADEVGLGKTIEAGMVIAQLMAEGKTRILILAPAVLRAQWNSELREKFDLESVMVDGRTVRATGNCFDQPFPVICSHPFAANKAQLVAEIPWDVVIIDEAHRLRNAYRAGHKTGQALRSALSGRPKLLLTATPLQNDLMELFGLVTLLDEQILGPEHAFRSRYRLEAETGGLQTDAVNELKERLAPVVQRTLRRQVREYVRYTNRRSIVEDFAPSAEEQDLYEKVSEYLRRSEVAAIEPGKKTLLTLCYRKLLASSTYAIAPTLRRLADNLAKRLEAAKLGQRALEMFEPEEAKQYVEEREEWSDDPAKPVSIRTLENEQWELKQYADLADSIKVNAKGEALKRALDRTFKVMKGQGWPEKALIFTESKRTQQYLFNLLSANGYAGKISLLSGDAGGGPEERRALVTEFREKTQILICTEAGAEGLNLQFCNLVVNYDLPWNPQRVEQRIGRCHRYGQQRDVLVINFLNRQNAADARLYELLEKKLNLFDGVFGASDEILGALESGVDFERRILDIYQSCRHPDDINKAFDKLRSDMEGRISARMTEARSVLMERFDGDVRRRLRMAGAVTKEALEKRQQGARALTGSVLGNNSASGRLQVAKAAYAVRDRTHDAINYLQLSAAELPARLARLAGSEGWWFVYKFETTGLKAEEKMVHLVLVLERDGKGFRALPLTDGEHFVKLSAKEERRRQPPPVSVSLMQEQALMAAKEEILRAAERRNALELDLARERADRYAEDCLLESREQVEKAREAWQEARKVVCAQEDPAERVKARGHAERLEREYRKKLASLRNEEEKRYAAKDRQVADLANKSKVTEKRSLIASAYFWLS